The following proteins are encoded in a genomic region of Cervus elaphus chromosome 15, mCerEla1.1, whole genome shotgun sequence:
- the AP3M1 gene encoding AP-3 complex subunit mu-1: MIHSLFLINCSGDIFLEKHWKSVVSQSVCDYFFEAQEKAADVENVPPVISTPHHYLISIYRDKLFFVSVIQTEVPPLFVIEFLHRVADTFQDYFGECSEAAIKDNVVIVYELLEEMLDNGFPLATESNILKELIKPPTILRSVVNSITGSSNVGDTLPTGQLSNIPWRRAGVKYTNNEAYFDVVEEIDAIIDKSGSTVFAEIQGVIDACIKLSGMPDLSLSFMNPRLLDDVSFHPCIRFKRWESERVLSFIPPDGNFRLISYRVSSQNLVAIPVYVKHSISFKENSSCGRFDITIGPKQNMGKTIEGITVTVHMPKVVLNMNLTPTQGSYTFDPVTKVLTWDVGKITPQKLPSLKGLVNLQSGAPKPEENPSLNIQFKIQQLAISGLKVNRLDMYGEKYKPFKGVKYVTKAGKFQVRT, encoded by the exons ATGATCCACAGTCTATTTCTCATAAACTGTTCCGGTGACATATTTCTAGAGAAGCACTGGAAGAGCGTCGTGAGCCAGTCTGTCTGTGATTATTTTTTTGAAGCTCAAGAGAAAGCTGCTGATGTTGAAAATGTACCACCTGTTATTTCAACACCTCACCACTACCTCATCAGTATCTACCGGGATAAGCTCTTCTTTGTCTCtgtcatacagactgaagtaCCACCTCTCTTTGTAATTGAGTTCCTACATCGAGTTGCTGACACTTTTCAG GACTACTTTGGTGAGTGTTCGGAGGCTGCAATTAAGGATAATGTGGTCATAGTATATGAGCTCTTGGAAGAAATGTTGGACAATGGATTTCCACTGGCTACTGAATCTAACATCTTGAAAGAATTAATTAAACCACCAACAATTCTGCGTTCTGTCGTCAACTCAATTACAG GCAGTAGTAATGTTGGGGACACACTCCCCACTGGGCAGCTGTCCAACATTCCATGGCGCCGTGCAGGGGTAAAGTACACAAACAATGAAGCCTATTTTGATGTTGTTGAAGAAATTGATGCAATTATAGATAAATCAG GATCTACAGTCTTTGCAGAAATTCAGGGGGTCATTGATGCTTGCATTAAGCTCTCTGGAATGCCTgacctttccctttctttcatg AATCCAAGGCTTCTAGATGATGTCAGCTTCCACCCCTGCATTCGGTTCAAGCGTTGGGAATCTGAAAGAGTTTTGTCATTTATTCCTCCAGATGGAAACTTCCGACTCATATCATACCGTGTCAGCTCACAAAA tcTAGTGGCAATACCAGTATATGTGAAACATAGCATCAGTTTTAAGGAGAACAGTTCTTGTGGTAGATTTGATATTACAATTGGACCAAAGCAGAATATGGGGAAAACTATTGAAGGAATCACAGTGACAGTTCACATGCCAAAAGTTGTGTTGAATATGAACCTGACACCAACCCAAGGCAGCTATACATTTGATCCAGTTACCAAG gtactAACGTGGGATGTGGGGAAAATCACTCCACAAAAGCTCCCCAGTCTTAAAGGACTGGTAAATTTACAGTCTGGGGCACCCAAGCCAGAAGAGAATCCAAGCCTCAACATACAGTTCAAGATCCAACAGCTTGCTATTTCAG GCTTAAAAGTAAACCGCTTGGACATGTACGGGGAGAAATATAAGCCATTTAAAGGAGTCAAATACGTCACAAAAGCTGGAAAGTTCCAAGTGAGGACATGA